Genomic segment of Dunckerocampus dactyliophorus isolate RoL2022-P2 chromosome 13, RoL_Ddac_1.1, whole genome shotgun sequence:
CTTTTGGTTCCCAAATGAAACAGATGCCATATGACAGCCTCAGGGTGTGAGTTATTAAAGGCTGGCCTCTCTGCTGGAACGCTGACACAAATATTAATCTTATGGCAAAGAGGGGAAAAGATATAGGTCTGTAAACCTAGTGGAGATTCAAATATGCAAATGCAGACAGCAtacaacattaataataatctgATTACTGGGGTTTTTGGAGGGCAAACTTTAATTGCATGAGCTGACCTTCAACTATGATAAATGTGAAACGGCACCTGTAAAGGTTTGAGGTTGCCCTCTGCTGGTGGTAGATGGTATTGAGATTTAAATGGCTACATTTATGCTTTGGGAGTATTTTACAGGGACCGTATCTTACATTTGCAGCTTTTCAGACGTATGTGtatgtttaaacaattgtacTTGTTCAtgaggttggtgtgtttttaagttatgcctgctttcatttttatgtgatTCCTAAATCTGGTGAACAGCTGTGTAGAGAACTTTCACCAGATTTCCCCTTTTGACAAGTGATGTGCAgtaccactgatttcctttcgGATCCCATATTGAGTCAAATTCAGGCAGGTATCGGCGACACCTCGTGGTCACTGCTTCTCTGCTCTTGCCGCTTCACGAAAGCTGTTTCatgaacaaagcacagttcGTCAATATATTCTCCAATACGTGTGTCTCTATCTGTAGTTGTCAGATGGGAAATGACCACTTATGGTACCAGAATCTTAAAATTATCGTATTGGGAAGAAAATTACCATAAATACCGGATTTGATGTTGCTCAGGACCATCTGCTACAGTTAACATTACCACAGACCGTGTATACAAGAGTGTAGCTCATTAGTGACgtgtggatcgatactgaaatatcggtACTGCCGATACCAGATTTTCATGCTATAAAATCGGCAATAAAATaggtaatgtatatcattaacaggaacacagtggaaagtaaataATGAGTGAGATCTTTTCTAAATGATATGCGGTTAGTGGGAACTACTTTTCCCTCCGCCTGGGTAAGTTTGGAATGCATAAACACAGTCAGTCAGTCTATTGAAACAATGTCCGATCGTAAACTGAGCCGTGTGATTTTCTGTACAGTCTAAAGAtattaaaaacagataaaaagagacagctcattactgtaCCGAATAGGATGCACCtgtgccgcctacaaagactctattaaaacacctccaataacctccaacaaggttttatggttttatatccatgctgtaaccatgtagtaacaggtacattcataatAACATGTAGTACTTACGGTATTTTGCGTATTTTGGCCATtgtaagcattaccggaacttccttcctcgacgcattgatttcacatagcaatatCGAAACAAATGCCtccacctagcgttaacttttccaaactcagaaataaaaacacagcaacagtgGTGTCCGCTCAAATACGTAGTTTTACCTTTTCTGTAGTGGTCTAAGGCGTTGTAAGCGAGAAGCTGACACGCTGCGGGCAAGACTGTGAGAAGcatagtcgctagctggctagtagctagccagtgtgttctggctaagtgtcaatatgCTAGTAATGTAGTTGGATCGGTGTaacattgttaataataataataacaatatcgctgtggcttggttatatgcatgtcacattatatgtaaatggggcgttgtttgcaagttttttcacaaggctttataggcagaataagtgGTTCCCATACATGCAGCAATGAGCTGTCTctgtttatctgtttttatatcttttagaatgcagagaaaagagaaaaacatatgtgttcatgtctcacataaggattgtggatggtgagcaaaattcagaaaaaagtgtagtttttctTTAAAGCCGTGGCCATCTCtgtagtgatcccgtagcctgcgcattagcgcaagaataatacaaacattagaataataggagtgtaaaggtgactataggggtgttattgcatgtctgtAGGGTtacaataatggtaaaaaaaacatatttagaaagtcataaacaggttttttatgctctatccatgaaagtattccatttattaatattgaatcccactttgaGGATTGGGTcctgaaccaattaaccacaataaacaagggacgaatGTACTTGCTCTTTTATGTTGtgaaaaactgtaataaaaagtgGTGAGTGGGCTTACAGAAGGCAGGTAGACTTCCTGCATAATACTTTATAACTGTTATAAAAGTGTTAGCAGCAGCTAACGTCTACACTTCCGCGGTGAAAGGATACCATATAGTGGATATTAAAGGGACTTCCCACAGTAATCTGATTATTTCTTCTTTATCTTTACAGCCAATGTGTTGTGCAATGGTGGGACGTCACTAAGAACAGGACCATGGATGAGGAGTGTGCACTAAATGCCACAGTAAACACCAGTACCAAGGACATCCAACTGGTCACTCATAGTCTTTGGGAGGTGATCACCATAGCAACCGTGTCTGCCATAGTCAGCCTTATCACCATAGTGGGCAATGTCCTGGTGATGCTCTCTTTTAAAGTCAACAGCCAACTGAAAACTGTGAACAATTACTACTTGCTTAGTCTGGCGGCTGCAGACCTCATCATTGGCGTCTTCTCCATGAACTTGTACACCTCCTACATTCTGATGGGTTACTGGGCCTTAGGAAACCTCTCCTGTGACTTGTGGTTGGCTGTAGACTATGTGGCCAGTAATGCTTCAGTCATGAACTTGCTGGTGATCAGTTTTGACAGATACTTCTCCATCACCAGGCCTCTGACCTACAGAGCCAAACGGACTCCTAAACGGGCTGGCATCATGATAGGTTTGGCCTGGCTGGTGTCTCTTGTTTTGTGGGCGCCGCCTATTCTATGCTGGCAATACTTTGTGGGAAAAAGAACCGTCCCTGAGAGACAATGCCAGATTCAGTTTTTCTCGGAGCCCATAATAACCTTTGGGACAGCTATAGCAGCTTTTTACATCCCTGTGTCAGTCATGACCATCCTCTACTGTCGGATCTACAAAGAGACAGAAAAAAGGACCAAAGATTTAGCAGAGCTTCAGGGAGCAAATCAGACCACAGAGCCTGACGCCAACCAGCCTCGAATTATCCGCTCATGTTTTAGCTGTAAACTCAGCTCTACATCGCATGACCGCAATCAAGCCTCATGGTCTTCCTCAAGCAGGAGCAATGCTGCCAAGTCCACAGCCTCCATCAATGAGGAGTGGTCCAAAGCTGGTCAGCTTACCACCTACAACAGCTATGCTTCCTCAGAAGACGAAGACAGGTCTGTGTCTCCTGGGACCCTGCGGCCTCCGTTCGGGAACCAGGTCTGCGAGGGCAGCAAAAGTGCAGCAGGGAGCGAGCAGCTCAGCAGCTACGACGAGGACAGCTTCTTCCAAACGCCGCCCAAAAGCAACTCCCAGAGGAGCAGCAAATGTGTGTCGTACAAGTTCAAGCCTGCCGCCAAAGATATTCTGGTGGCGCATCAGAGCAAAAACGGCGACACCAAAACTGCATTCTCCTCAGCAGAGTCCATGAACGCTCCATCGATGTCCAAGCCCATGGATGCTACACTGAAGAGCCACATGACTAAGAGGAAGAGGATGGTGCTGATCAAAGAGAAGAAGGCAGCTCAGACCCTTAGCGCTATATTGCTGGCCTTCATCCTGACGTGGACGCCCTATAACATCATGGTGCTCATTTCTACCTTCTGCTCGGACTGCATCCCGCTCTCCCTGTGGCACCTCGGCTACTGGCTGTGCTACGTTAACAGCACCGTCAATCCCATGTGCTACGCTCTCTGTAACAAGACTTTTCAAAAGACCTTCCGCATGCTTTTACTCTGCCAGTGGAAGAAGAAAAGGGTTGAGGAGAAACTCTACTGGTATGGACAAAATCCAATGGTCGGCACAAAACTTACTTGAACTATatcaaaaagtgtaaatattctgcagatactgtactgtatgcccATTTCTGCTCAACCATGATATCCTGTTCCACTTTTTTGTATGGTCGTATTTAGCtttaaaacatgttaaaattAGAAAGTTGATTCCTGCATGCAGAAAACGCCATGAACAGGAAACATTATTCCACACTGGACTGTATTTATATTCCAGGTGCATAATTTGTTATGAAATCTAGATGATTTCACATGTGATTACTTGCATTAAACAAATTCTACTGTCCGCACACTGTGTTTTAGCCTTTAATGGTCCTATATTGTGCAAAATCTACTTTTTACTGTTGTGATAACAGCAATATGTCCCTAAAGCCAGTTtctgagcaccaaacatgggaaaaaTCAGTTATCTTCCTCactgctccacttttgagagttAAAATTGTCTCTTTTTTCGGTTGCGtattttcatgacgtcatgatgGAAAAACTTTCTTCATGGGCGTAATACCGCTTCTGACCTGCCCCTAGCTAGAGGAGGCCGCCCCatgtatacacccaccacttcacggaggactattatgttaaaaaaaagaaaaaaagaagcgggcttcactacacatcttaaaataaatacaggaaaaaaaaagtggataaagtgcccaatagtgcttcttggagccacacactgtCTGAGACAGGCATGGAGAAACATCgcacattagcattaaagctacagacacacaaaattacAGATTTCCAGGAGGGCTtcctaaaaacacttttaaactgtctaaattccagtaaacacttccaatacacaaCTGCGGGACCTcagacatttatttaaaattgttgaaaaataccaTAATATGGGACCTTGAAGTATGATGGCTGGGCATGGGTCCTAATGCCACAACCTGCTT
This window contains:
- the chrm5a gene encoding muscarinic acetylcholine receptor M5a, whose amino-acid sequence is MDEECALNATVNTSTKDIQLVTHSLWEVITIATVSAIVSLITIVGNVLVMLSFKVNSQLKTVNNYYLLSLAAADLIIGVFSMNLYTSYILMGYWALGNLSCDLWLAVDYVASNASVMNLLVISFDRYFSITRPLTYRAKRTPKRAGIMIGLAWLVSLVLWAPPILCWQYFVGKRTVPERQCQIQFFSEPIITFGTAIAAFYIPVSVMTILYCRIYKETEKRTKDLAELQGANQTTEPDANQPRIIRSCFSCKLSSTSHDRNQASWSSSSRSNAAKSTASINEEWSKAGQLTTYNSYASSEDEDRSVSPGTLRPPFGNQVCEGSKSAAGSEQLSSYDEDSFFQTPPKSNSQRSSKCVSYKFKPAAKDILVAHQSKNGDTKTAFSSAESMNAPSMSKPMDATLKSHMTKRKRMVLIKEKKAAQTLSAILLAFILTWTPYNIMVLISTFCSDCIPLSLWHLGYWLCYVNSTVNPMCYALCNKTFQKTFRMLLLCQWKKKRVEEKLYWYGQNPMVGTKLT